Within the Streptomyces sp. NBC_00554 genome, the region GAGTTCAGAATTCCTTGGTGTCGAGCTCGAACCCGAGGGGGGCGGGGAGTGGCACGGTCAGGCCGAGCTTGTGCTTCGGTCCCTTGGCGTAGCCGTCGCCCGACGGGTCGGAGTAGACCGTCACCTCGGCCTCTTCCCGGTCGATGAGGAGGTAGACGGGGATGCCGGCACGGGCATAGCCGTGGATCTTCTTCTCCCGGTCGCGGTCGGCCGTGCTGGTCGAGGTGACCTCTGCGACGAGGAGGACGGCGGAGGGGTCGTGCCACTCCTCCTCGTCATGGAAACTGCCTTTGAGGGCGGTCGCCAGGTCGGGGATGACGTGACCGGTCCCGGAGGCACCGGGGATGTTCAGGCCGATGCCGGTGTAACGACCCAGCCCCTTGTCATGGTCCCAGAACTGCTCGCTGAGCTCCGACACAATCTCCTCGTGCGCCCCATTCGTCGGTGGCGACACGCAAATCTCCCCTTCAACCAGCTCCACGCGCCAGCCCTCCGGAGCCGCAGCACTGAACAGCTCGAAGGCCTGCTCCACGCCTACGCCGCCCATGTAGAAGGGCATCTCGTAGTCGCCGTCAGGGTCGTCGTTGGGGCCTTGAAAGGCCTCGCCCTGGTACCCCGGCAGATGATCGGCTCCGCCGTCGCCATGACAGACCTCCTTCGCTCAGCGCCACGCTCCCAGAGTAGACAAGCAGCCCGCACACGGAATCTGGAGCAGGCTCACTGCCGCTGGGCTACCGCGCGGAGACGTGGCTCACGAAGGCCGCGTACGCCTCCGGCGAGAGCGTGAGGGTGCCGCCGGCGGGGTTCTTGGAGTCGCGGACGGCGATGTGGGGGGTGAGGTCGGCGACTTCGAGGCACTCGCCGCCGCTGCTGCCGCTGTAGGTCGACTTGCGCCACTCGGCTGTGCCGATGGGGGCGCACTCGATGCAGTCGCCGCCGCTGGATCCGCTGTACGACGACTTACGCCACTGAGCGCGCGTCAGGTCCTGGCTGCTCCCCATAGCGTTCCTCCATCACGCGAGCGATCAGTGCCGCCGACTCCCTCGGAGAGAGTGCCTCGGCCTGCAAGCGAGCGTAACCGACCGAACGCTCCCTGATCACTTGCGGGTTGGCGGTCATGTGGCCCGAGTCGTAGCTCTCGTTGTAGTGCAGGGCCGGGTCGTCGTCGAAGCGCAGGAGTGTGAACGAGCCCATCATTCCGGCGTGCTCACCCGCCGAGAACGGCAGCACCTGAAGCTCCATCCACGGCTGGCCGAAGAGACCCAACAGATGGGTGAGTTGCTCACGCATCACAGCCTTGCCACCGATCGCCCGGTACAGGACGGCCTCGTCCAGCACCGTCCAGACCACCGGAGGATGCTCACGCTTCAGGATGCGCTGGCGCTCCATCCGCGCGGCCACCATCTCGTCGAGCTTGCTCGTCTGCTCGACGCCGAGCACGGCTCGCGCGTACGCCTCCGTCTGGAGGAGCCCGTAGACGAGCTGGCACTGGTACGTCGAGATGTACTCGGCCCTCGCTTCCATCTCCGCATACTGCTGAAACCAAGAAGGCAGTTGGCTTCGCAAAACCAACCCCACCAACCGCGAAAACGCCCCGTCCGTCATCAGCGCCGCGTCGATCCGCTCTGCGAATTCGCGGGTCGGGACCTTGTGGGCCGTCTCGACCTGCCCGATCAGCGACCCCGTGCAGAAGATGACGTCGCCCAACTGCCCCTGCCTCAGACCCGCCGCCTCTCTCTGCCGGCGCAGCTCCGAGCCGAAGTAGTCCAACGGGGAAGCGCTGGGATCCAGTTCGCGGATGTTGGGCATGGGCGGTCACCCCCAGGTCCGAACGCCGGGCGGCGTTCAATTCGTTCTGTAGCCGAGCGTAATCACTCCACTCCACGCTGGTGACATGAATCACGCAACTGACCCCCCACCTACGGCAATTGCCGCGAGGTACGGCATCAGCTTCACCGTCGGTGAGCACTCGGCGCGGCACCTGCGGCGCATCCTGCGGGCGTATCTGATCGCCTGGGAGATGACGGAACTGAACGACGCCGCCGGGCTCGCGTTGACCGAGCTGGTCGCGAACGTCGTACGGCATGTGCCGGGCCGGCGGGCCGCGCTGCTGATGCTGTGGTCGGCCGACGGCGTACGGGTGGAGGTGACCGACACGTGCCCGCGGCCACCGTTGTCCACAGCTGTGGACGAGCTCGGGGAGGGCGGGCGGGGGCTGGTGATCGTGGAGGCGGTCACCGACCGGTGGGGATGGACTCCGTTGCCGGGACGGGCGGGGAAGACGGTGTGGTTCGAGTGTCACGTCAAGCGGGATCCACCGCCGGGCGGCGGGCGGCTGCGCCGACCGTGGTGAACGCCGCCATACAGGTCACAGCCAGCCGGTCTACGCTGCGTTCATGACCTCTGCCGCCGCACGCGCCGCACTGGAACTCACCGACGGCCTCCCGGTCTCCGCCCTGGAGGACTTCTACCGGGACCTGCACCGCCACCCGGAACTGGCCTTCCAGGAACACCGCACGGCGGCCAAACTGACCGAGCGGCTCGCCGAAGCGGGGTTCGAGACGGCCGAGGGCATCGGCGGTACCGGAGTCGCCGGGGTGCTGCGCAACGGCGACGGCCCGACCGTGCTGCTGCGCGCCGACATGGACGCGCTGCCGGTGACCGAGGAGACCGGCCTTGCGTACGCCTCCGAGGCGCCCGGTGTGATGCACGCCTGCGGGCACGACATGCACGTGACCTGGCTGGCCGGCGCGGCGGCGGCGCTGGCCGCCGGACGCGACGCCTGGTCCGGGACGCTGCTGGTGGTCGGCCAGCCCGCCGAGGAGTCCGGCAAGGGCGCCGCCGCGATGGTCACGGACGGGCTCTACGACCGCTTTCCGCGCCCCGACGTCCTGCTCGGACAGCATGTCGCGCCCGGGCCCGCGGGCCTGTACGCGCATGTGCCGGGGCTGATCATGTCGGCGACGACGGACGTCGACATCGTGGTGCACGGGCGGGGCGGGCACGGGTCGCGGCCGGAGACGACCGTCGACCCGGTGGTGACCGCCGCGTACATCGTGACCCGACTGCAGACCGTCGTCAGCCGCGAGATCGCCCCGCGCGAGTCGACCGTGCTGACCGTCGGCCGCATCGAGGCGGGCACGGCCTCGAACATCATCCCCGCCACCGCCCGTATCTCCCTCAACCTCCGTACGCAGTCCGAGGCGGTCCGGGACCGGATGCTCGCCGCCATCCGCCGCATCGCCGAGGGCGAGTGCCACGCCGCGGGCTGCCCGCGCGAGCCCGAGGTGACGCTGGGCAACAGCTTCCCGGCGACGGTGAACGACGCGGAGACCGACCACCGTGTCGCCGGCGTCCACCGCGAGGTGTTCGGCGAGGCCACCGTCTTCGACCCCGGCCCGGCGATGGGCAGCGAGGACTTCTCGCAGCTCGCGGAGGGCAAACTGCCGTACGCCTACTGGTTCGTGACGAGCACCCCGGCCGCGGTGTGGGACGAGGCGCCGGGCGAGGACCTGATGACGAAGTTCGACGCCGTCCCCAGCAACCACAGCCCGCTCTTCGCCCCCGACCTGTCCGTGGTCGCACCGGGCGTACGCACGCTGGTGTCCGGCGCGCTCGCGTACCTCGCCCCCGCCAACTAGCCGGCGAGTTGTTCCGTCGCCTGCAGCTCGTTCAGGTGCCGCTGCACGTGACTCAACGCGCCCTCACGACGCCCGGGGACCCGGCGGCGCAACTCGGCCAGTGCGGGCCCGAGTTCACGGGCCCGTGCCGCGTCGCGAATGCTGCCCCACTGATGATGGGCACGGTCGGCGGCCGTCTCGACGGCAGCCGCGTCCGGGGACTGCCCCGCCCCGAGCCGCGCGTTCGCAACCGCGAGCCAGGTCCGGCAGCTACGGACCGGATCCCCCGCGAACATCGCCAGATCCGCACGGACTTCCATCCAGTGCAGCACCTGCTCGGAGGCAGGCCCGTGCGTGCGCAGCGCGTCCTGTTCACACTGGGCGGCCAGGGTGTCGGCGGCACCATGCCGCTCAGCCTGCACGGCCGCGGCAATGACGGCGTGGGGGTCATCCAGCCCGTCCGGCGTTTGAGGACGAGGCCGTTCAGGCCGATAAGGGGGTCTGGGGGCGAAGCCCCCAGGTACGGGCTGGGAAGGGGCGGAGGGGGCGAAAAACCCCACCCCGGCACCAACTCCGGGCTCCAGCACGACATCCCCGTACCCACCCTCCCCCACGATCCGCGACAGCGCCTGCTGGTGAAGCTGCGCAACCGGCGGCCGGTACCCACTACGGAGAAGCGTGGCGACCGCCTTCATGTACGCCGGTGAAGCCACCGTCCGGCGCGGCGGCGGCGGAGCAACGCGCCCGTACAGAGCGCAGGTCGGCCCCGCGGTGAGCGGGTGGGCGGCGAGATGCTGCCAGGCCTCCGGATCGGCGTGCAGGTCGACCACCAGCGTGCTGGTACCCGGCGGCCGCAACCGCAGCTCCTCGGCGATCCAGTGCCAGGGAAAGGCGGTATAGCGAACCGTCGCCGCCGTGGTCCGGGCGAGAGCGAGGTGGGGAAGACGCTGGCGCCGGTCCAGCTGAAGCTGGCCGGTCACGAACACCGTCAGCGGTCCGGGGGCCGCAGCCGCAGCCCGCAGCCGGGTGAGCACGGCCTGCGGCTCCAGCGGATCGGCCAGTTCCACCACGTTCGCGGTGTCCGCGCCGGACAGCACCGCGGGGGACACCGCCGCGAGTACGGGAAGCACGGACGCCGCGTCCACCAGACGCCCCTTGCCCACCGGCGAGGCCGCGAGAAGCAGCACGGTTCCGGGCATAGGTTCCCTCCCCATCGATCACGTACGCCAGCACCGTAACCGCTGCGCCTGCAAAGGGGGGCGGCAGGAGTGCAAACGCCCGGCTATGACGGGGCTTGTACCTCGCCCGGG harbors:
- a CDS encoding ATP-binding protein translates to MNHATDPPPTAIAARYGISFTVGEHSARHLRRILRAYLIAWEMTELNDAAGLALTELVANVVRHVPGRRAALLMLWSADGVRVEVTDTCPRPPLSTAVDELGEGGRGLVIVEAVTDRWGWTPLPGRAGKTVWFECHVKRDPPPGGGRLRRPW
- a CDS encoding amidohydrolase — encoded protein: MTSAAARAALELTDGLPVSALEDFYRDLHRHPELAFQEHRTAAKLTERLAEAGFETAEGIGGTGVAGVLRNGDGPTVLLRADMDALPVTEETGLAYASEAPGVMHACGHDMHVTWLAGAAAALAAGRDAWSGTLLVVGQPAEESGKGAAAMVTDGLYDRFPRPDVLLGQHVAPGPAGLYAHVPGLIMSATTDVDIVVHGRGGHGSRPETTVDPVVTAAYIVTRLQTVVSREIAPRESTVLTVGRIEAGTASNIIPATARISLNLRTQSEAVRDRMLAAIRRIAEGECHAAGCPREPEVTLGNSFPATVNDAETDHRVAGVHREVFGEATVFDPGPAMGSEDFSQLAEGKLPYAYWFVTSTPAAVWDEAPGEDLMTKFDAVPSNHSPLFAPDLSVVAPGVRTLVSGALAYLAPAN
- a CDS encoding helix-turn-helix domain-containing protein, which codes for MPNIRELDPSASPLDYFGSELRRQREAAGLRQGQLGDVIFCTGSLIGQVETAHKVPTREFAERIDAALMTDGAFSRLVGLVLRSQLPSWFQQYAEMEARAEYISTYQCQLVYGLLQTEAYARAVLGVEQTSKLDEMVAARMERQRILKREHPPVVWTVLDEAVLYRAIGGKAVMREQLTHLLGLFGQPWMELQVLPFSAGEHAGMMGSFTLLRFDDDPALHYNESYDSGHMTANPQVIRERSVGYARLQAEALSPRESAALIARVMEERYGEQPGPDARSVA
- a CDS encoding Uma2 family endonuclease — protein: MSPPTNGAHEEIVSELSEQFWDHDKGLGRYTGIGLNIPGASGTGHVIPDLATALKGSFHDEEEWHDPSAVLLVAEVTSTSTADRDREKKIHGYARAGIPVYLLIDREEAEVTVYSDPSGDGYAKGPKHKLGLTVPLPAPLGFELDTKEF
- a CDS encoding DUF397 domain-containing protein; the encoded protein is MGSSQDLTRAQWRKSSYSGSSGGDCIECAPIGTAEWRKSTYSGSSGGECLEVADLTPHIAVRDSKNPAGGTLTLSPEAYAAFVSHVSAR